Genomic segment of Caldanaerobius polysaccharolyticus DSM 13641:
CCTTATCGCTTCTTCTCATATTGTCTCTCTTTTCAGCCAGTTTGTCTATAGCCATTTTAATGCCGTCCAAAATCTGCTCAGGCCGCGCGGGACAACCAGGGATATAAACATCTACAGGGATTATTTTATCGATTCCCCCCAACACATTGTAACAATCCCTGAAAATGCCACCGGTACACGCGCACACCCCTATCGCCACCACCACTTTAGGATCAGGCATCTGATCGTAGATATTTTTAAGCACATGCTTGTTTTGCTGATTTACCGTCCCCGTTACCACCAATATATCGGCTTGTTTGGGATTTCCTACATTTACTATACCAAACCTCTCCACATCGTATAATGGAGTAAGGCACGCCAGCAACTCTATATCACAGCCATTGCAGCTGCCACAGTCG
This window contains:
- a CDS encoding NADH-quinone oxidoreductase subunit B family protein; translation: MDLMDKARKLSPWLIHYDCGSCNGCDIELLACLTPLYDVERFGIVNVGNPKQADILVVTGTVNQQNKHVLKNIYDQMPDPKVVVAIGVCACTGGIFRDCYNVLGGIDKIIPVDVYIPGCPARPEQILDGIKMAIDKLAEKRDNMRRSDKDPV